A genomic region of Pelodiscus sinensis isolate JC-2024 chromosome 1, ASM4963464v1, whole genome shotgun sequence contains the following coding sequences:
- the LOC102460833 gene encoding olfactory receptor 51E2-like, whose translation MSSPNHTSFRPSTFILASTLGPEAARFWLAFPLCAAYLLGVVGNSAVVFIVRTEPSLHAPMYFFLCMLAAIDLLLSTSTMPRLLLLLWLDSREISFGTCLLQMFFIHSLSAAESTVLLAMALDRYMAICHPLRHAAVLTNPVTAKICLAAVVRGVLFFLPLPLLILRLMFCGSNVLSHAYCVHQDVMNLACVSTTVNVIYGLTAIVVVMGLDSLLIAFSYFLIIKAVLRLSSRRERAKAFSTCVAHLCVVLAFYVPLIGLSVVHRFGKDLPRVVHAIMGDIYLLVPPLLNPIVYGVRTKQIRRRILRWIVHR comes from the coding sequence ATGTCCTCTCCCAACCACACCAGCTTCCGCCCTTCCACTTTCATCCTGGCCAGCACACTGGGGCCGGAAGCTGCCCGTTTCTGGTTGGCATTCCCTCTGTGCGCTGCGTACCTCCTGGGTGTTGTCGGCAACAGCGCGGTGGTCTTCATTGTAAGGacagagccgagcctccatgcccccatgtatttcttcctctgcatgctggctgccaTCGACCTGCTGTTGTCCACCTCAACCATGCCccggctgctcctgctcctttgGTTGGACTCAAGGGAAATCAGCTTTGGCACCTGCCTGCTCCAGATGTTTTTCATCCACTCCCTGTCTGCGGCCGAGTCCACTGTCCTGCTGGCCATGGCCTTGGATCGGTACAtggccatctgccaccctctGAGGCATGCTGCCGTCCTCACCAATCCGGTGACGGCCAAGATATGCCTGGCCGCCGTGGTCAGGGGGGTACTGTTCTTCCTCCCGTTGCCCTTGCTCATCCTTCGCCTAATGTTCTGCGGCTCCAACGTCCTCTCGCACGCTTACTGTGTGCACCAGGACGTCATGAACCTAGCCTGCGTCAGCACCACGGTCAACGTCATCTACGGCTTGACTGCGATTGTCGTGGTGATGGGGCTCGACTCGCTGCTCATTGCCTTCTCCTACTTCCTGATCATCAAGGCTGTCTTGCGTCTGTCCTCCAGGCGGGAGCGGGCCAAGGCTTTCAGCACCTGCGTGGCCCATCTCTGTGTGGTTCTGGCTTTCTACGTGCCACTCATTGGGCTGTCCGTGGTGCACAGGTTTGGGAAAGACCTCCCTCGGGTGGTTCACGCTATCATGGGGGACATCTATCTCTTGGTGCCACCCCTACTGAATCCCATTGTCTATGgagtgaggaccaaacagatacGCAGACGGATCCTGAGGTGGATTGTCCATCGCTGA